A single window of Eucalyptus grandis isolate ANBG69807.140 chromosome 1, ASM1654582v1, whole genome shotgun sequence DNA harbors:
- the LOC104425377 gene encoding CDPK-related kinase 1 has product MGLCHGKPIELQQAQSQLTGNSLQHDPFSDEAQQIHQSGLSGVSENKPPKIPKTPKSSKFPFYSPSPLPSLFKNSPAVGNSSSVNSTPLRIFKRPFPPPSPAKHIKAFLAKRYGAVKPNEAAIPEGGECEIGLDKNFGFSKQFVSHYEMGEEIGRGHFGYTCSAKAKKGSLKGLEVAVKVIPKSKMTTAIAIEDVRREVKILRALTGHKNLIQFYDAYEDEDNIYIVMELCQGGELLDRILSRGGKYSEEDAKAIMVQILSAVAFCHLQGVVHRDLKPENFLFTTKDENAPLRAIDFGLSDYVKPDERLNDIVGSAYYVSPEVLHRSYGTEADMWSIGVIAYILLCGSRPFWARTESGIFRAVLKADPSFDESPWPSLSPEAIDFVKRLLNKDYRKRPTAAQALCHPWLASHQDVKIPLDMIVYRLVRAYIWSSALRKEALRALARTLTVAQLAYLREQFAILGPNRSGFISMQNFKTAVAKNSTEAMKHSRILDYAHMVSSFEYGKLDFEEFCAAAISVHQLEGTASWEEHARKGFELFEKEGNRPIMIDELASELGLSTSVSIHVVLQDWIRPSDGKLSFFGFIRLLHGASSRTIQKF; this is encoded by the exons ATGGGACTCTGTCATGGAAAACCCATCGAACTCCAGCAGGCTCAATCCCAACTCACTGGAAATTCCCTCCAACACGACCCTTTCTCGGATGAAGCTCAGCAGATTCACCAATCTGGTCTCTCAGGAGTGTCTGAGAACAAGCCCCCGAAGATCCCCAAGACACCCAAGTCGTCAAAGTTCCCATTCTACAGCCCTAGCCCTCTTCCAAGCCTCTTCAAGAACTCCCCTGCCGTTGGCAACTCGAGCAGCGTGAATTCGACCCCGCTTCGCATCTTCAAGCGTCCGTTCCCGCCCCCGTCGCCGGCGAAGCACATCAAGGCGTTCCTTGCCAAGAGGTATGGTGCTGTGAAGCCCAATGAGGCCGCCATCCCTGAAGGGGGCGAATGTGAGATTGGTTTGGACAAAAACTTCGGGTTTTCGAAGCAGTTCGTGTCGCATTATGAGATGGGCGAGGAGATTGGGAGGGGCCATTTTGGGTACACATGCTCGGCCAAGGCCAAGAAGGGCAGCTTGAAGGGCCTTGAAGTTGCCGTCAAAGTCATCCCTAAATCAAAG ATGACAACGGCAATCGCTATAGAGGATGTTAGAAGAGAAGTGAAGATTTTGCGGGCATTAACTGGACATAAGAATTTAATCCAGTTTTATGATGCCTATGAAGATGAAGACAACATCTACATAGTCATGGA GTTGTGTCAAGGAGGTGAATTATTAGACAGAATACTTTCAAG GGGTGGAAAATATTCTGAAGAAGATGCAAAGGCTATTATGGTTCAGATATTGAGCGCTGTAGCCTTCTGTCATCTCCAAGGAGTTGTTCACCGTGATCTAAAGCCAGAG aattttcttttcacaaCAAAAGATGAGAACGCTCCTCTAAGGGCCATTGACTTTGGACTTTCTGACTACGTAAAGCCAG ATGAAAGGTTGAATGATATTGTGGGAAGCGCATATTATGTATCTCCTGAGGTTCTACATAGATCCTATGGAACTGAAGCAGACATGTGGAGTATTGGTGTCATCGCCTATATATTACTCTGTGGTAGTCGACCCTTTTGGGCAAGGACTGAATCTGGGATATTCCGGGCAGTTCTTAAGGCAGATCCAAGTTTTGATGAAAGCCCATGGCCTTCACTATCCCCTGAGGCAATTGATTTTGTGAAGAGATTGTTGAACAAAGATTACAGAAAGAGGCCAACTGCTGCCCAGGCTTTGT GTCATCCTTGGCTGGCTTCTCACCAAGATGTCAAGATACCACTAGATATGATTGTGTACAGGCTTGTAAGAGCCTATATATGGTCATCTGCTCTCCGAAAAGAAGCTTTGCGT GCTCTTGCAAGGACATTGACAGTGGCTCAGTTGGCTTACCTGAGGGAACAGTTTGCAATATTAGGGCCAAACAGAAGTGGTTTTATTTCCATGCAGAATTTTAAGACG GCAGTGGCAAAGAACTCTACTGAGGCTATGAAGCATTCACGGATACTTGATTATGCCCACATG GTTAGTAGTTTTGAATATGGAAAGTTAGATTTTGAAGAATTCTGTGCGGCTGCCATAAGTGTCCATCAGCTGGAGGGAACAGCGAGTTGGGAAGAACATGCAAGGAAGGGTTTTGAGCTTTTCGAGAAAGAGGGGAACAGACCCATAATGATAGATGAACTAGCATCA GAACTTGGGCTTAGCACTTCAGTGTCTATCCATGTAGTTCTGCAGGACTGGATACGACCTTCAGATGGGAAGCTAAGTTTCTTCGGATTCATCAGACTTCTACATGGTGCTTCTTCTCGGACGATTCAAAAGTTTTGA